A genome region from Scleropages formosus chromosome 6, fSclFor1.1, whole genome shotgun sequence includes the following:
- the LOC108927205 gene encoding retinoic acid receptor RXR-alpha-A-like isoform X4, with the protein MCPLHQHRISTDSSAQLSSSPLGSPMSHRGMHPSLLSPPPMGAPGHLHSPISTLSSPINGLGSPFSVISSPMGPHSMSVPSPGMGYGPSVSPQLNSPMNPVSSSEDIKPPLGLNGMMKIPAQPSSNPLSLTKHICAICGDRSSGKHYGVYSCEGCKGFFKRTVRKDLSYTCRDNKDCVIDKRQRNRCQYCRYQKCLAMGMKREAVQEERQRARDKNENEVESTSSAYEDMPVEKILEAELAVEPKTETYIETSLGVPSNSPNDPVTNICQAADKQLFTLVEWAKRIPHFSELPLDDQVILLRAGWNELLIASFSHRSIAVKDGILLATGLHVHRNSAHSAGVGAIFDRVLTELVSKMRDMQMDKTELGCLRAIVLFNPDSKGLSNPSEVEALREKVYASLETYCKQKYPDQPGRYVKWLLLFFLLALLPFPAHQILCCTQMASRHAAKLRSHGLSVIATLKAIRI; encoded by the exons ACTCCTCGGCCCAGCTGTCCTCGTCTCCGCTCGGTTCGCCCATGTCCCACAGGGGGATGCACCCGTCCCTGCTGAGCCCACCCCCCATGGGTGCCCCGGGGCATCTGCACTCACCCATCAGCACGCTGAGCTCTCCCATCAATGGCCTGGGATCGCCTTTCTCCGTCATCAGCTCGCCCATGGGACCCCACTCAATGTCCGTGCCCTCGCCGGGGATGGGTTACGGCCCCAGCGTGAGCCCACAG CTGAACTCCCCCATGAACCCAGTCAGCAGCTCAGAGGACATCAAGCCTCCGCTGGGTCTGAACGGGATGATGAAGATTCCCGCTCAGCCATCCAGCAACCCGCTGTCGCTCACCAAACACATCTGCGCCATCTGCGGGGACCGCTCCTCGG GGAAACACTATGGCGTGTACAGCTGCGAAGGCTGTAAGGGCTTCTTCAAGCGGACCGTGAGGAAGGACCTGAGCTACACATGCCGCGACAACAAGGACTGTGTGATCGACAAGCGCCAGCGCAACCGCTGCCAGTACTGCCGCTACCAGAAGTGTCTGGCCATGGGCATGAAGAGAGAAG CTGTCCAGGAGGAGCGCCAGCGAGCGAGGGACAAGAACGAGAACGAAGTGGAGTCCACCAGCAGCGCCTACGAGGACATGCCTGTGGAGAAGATCCTGGAGGCAGAGCTGGCGGTGGAGCCCAAGACCGAGACCTACATCGAGACCAGCTTGGGCGTGCCGTCTAACTCG CCCAACGACCCCGTGACCAACATCTGCCAGGCAGCCGACAAGCAGCTCTTCACGCTGGTCGAGTGGGCCAAGAGGATCCCGCACTTCTCCGAGCTGCCGCTGGACGACCAGGTCATCCTCCTTCGAGCAG GGTGGAATGAACTGCTCATCGCTTCCTTCTCCCACCGCTCGATAGCCGTGAAGGACGGTATCCTCCTGGCAACGGGTCTCCACGTGCACCGCAACAGCGCCCACAGCGCAGGCGTCGGGGCCATATTCGACAG AGTGCTCACAGAGCTCGTGTCCAAGATGCGGGACATGCAGATGGACAAGACGGAGTTGGGCTGTCTTCGGGCCATCGTCCTCTTCAACCCAG ACTCCAAAGGCCTGTCAAACCCGAGCGAGGTAGAAGCTCTGAGGGAGAAGGTGTACGCCTCGTTGGAGACCTACTGCAAGCAGAAGTACCCGGATCAACCAGGGCGGTATGTCAAGTGGctccttctcttcttcctcctcgcCCTCCTTCCTTTCCCTGCTCATCAGATCTTGTGTTGTACGCAAATGGCATCCAGACACGCAGCGAAGCTTCGGTCTCACGGATTATCAGTAATTGCGACTCTAAAGGCCATCCGTATCTAA
- the LOC108927205 gene encoding retinoic acid receptor RXR-alpha-A-like isoform X3: MDPFYLDIHMGFLKPQCSLATPSQRERPGETCSCFSGMCPLHQHRISTDSSAQLSSSPLGSPMSHRGMHPSLLSPPPMGAPGHLHSPISTLSSPINGLGSPFSVISSPMGPHSMSVPSPGMGYGPSVSPQLNSPMNPVSSSEDIKPPLGLNGMMKIPAQPSSNPLSLTKHICAICGDRSSGKHYGVYSCEGCKGFFKRTVRKDLSYTCRDNKDCVIDKRQRNRCQYCRYQKCLAMGMKREAVQEERQRARDKNENEVESTSSAYEDMPVEKILEAELAVEPKTETYIETSLGVPSNSPNDPVTNICQAADKQLFTLVEWAKRIPHFSELPLDDQVILLRAGWNELLIASFSHRSIAVKDGILLATGLHVHRNSAHSAGVGAIFDRVLTELVSKMRDMQMDKTELGCLRAIVLFNPDSKGLSNPSEVEALREKVYASLETYCKQKYPDQPGRFAKLLLRLPALRSIGLKCLEHLFFFKLIGDTPIDTFLMEMLEAPHQMT, encoded by the exons ACTCCTCGGCCCAGCTGTCCTCGTCTCCGCTCGGTTCGCCCATGTCCCACAGGGGGATGCACCCGTCCCTGCTGAGCCCACCCCCCATGGGTGCCCCGGGGCATCTGCACTCACCCATCAGCACGCTGAGCTCTCCCATCAATGGCCTGGGATCGCCTTTCTCCGTCATCAGCTCGCCCATGGGACCCCACTCAATGTCCGTGCCCTCGCCGGGGATGGGTTACGGCCCCAGCGTGAGCCCACAG CTGAACTCCCCCATGAACCCAGTCAGCAGCTCAGAGGACATCAAGCCTCCGCTGGGTCTGAACGGGATGATGAAGATTCCCGCTCAGCCATCCAGCAACCCGCTGTCGCTCACCAAACACATCTGCGCCATCTGCGGGGACCGCTCCTCGG GGAAACACTATGGCGTGTACAGCTGCGAAGGCTGTAAGGGCTTCTTCAAGCGGACCGTGAGGAAGGACCTGAGCTACACATGCCGCGACAACAAGGACTGTGTGATCGACAAGCGCCAGCGCAACCGCTGCCAGTACTGCCGCTACCAGAAGTGTCTGGCCATGGGCATGAAGAGAGAAG CTGTCCAGGAGGAGCGCCAGCGAGCGAGGGACAAGAACGAGAACGAAGTGGAGTCCACCAGCAGCGCCTACGAGGACATGCCTGTGGAGAAGATCCTGGAGGCAGAGCTGGCGGTGGAGCCCAAGACCGAGACCTACATCGAGACCAGCTTGGGCGTGCCGTCTAACTCG CCCAACGACCCCGTGACCAACATCTGCCAGGCAGCCGACAAGCAGCTCTTCACGCTGGTCGAGTGGGCCAAGAGGATCCCGCACTTCTCCGAGCTGCCGCTGGACGACCAGGTCATCCTCCTTCGAGCAG GGTGGAATGAACTGCTCATCGCTTCCTTCTCCCACCGCTCGATAGCCGTGAAGGACGGTATCCTCCTGGCAACGGGTCTCCACGTGCACCGCAACAGCGCCCACAGCGCAGGCGTCGGGGCCATATTCGACAG AGTGCTCACAGAGCTCGTGTCCAAGATGCGGGACATGCAGATGGACAAGACGGAGTTGGGCTGTCTTCGGGCCATCGTCCTCTTCAACCCAG ACTCCAAAGGCCTGTCAAACCCGAGCGAGGTAGAAGCTCTGAGGGAGAAGGTGTACGCCTCGTTGGAGACCTACTGCAAGCAGAAGTACCCGGATCAACCAGGGCG GTTTGCCAAGCTGTTACTACGACTGCCTGCTCTGCGTTCCATAGGCCTCAAGTGTCTGGAGCACCTATTCTTCTTCAAGCTCATAGGAGACACGCCCATCGACACCTTCCTCATGGAGATGCTGGAAGCCCCGCACCAAATGACATAG
- the LOC108927205 gene encoding retinoic acid receptor RXR-alpha-A-like isoform X2 — protein sequence METKPFLSLGFLKPQCSLATPSQRERPGETCSCFSGMCPLHQHRISTDSSAQLSSSPLGSPMSHRGMHPSLLSPPPMGAPGHLHSPISTLSSPINGLGSPFSVISSPMGPHSMSVPSPGMGYGPSVSPQLNSPMNPVSSSEDIKPPLGLNGMMKIPAQPSSNPLSLTKHICAICGDRSSGKHYGVYSCEGCKGFFKRTVRKDLSYTCRDNKDCVIDKRQRNRCQYCRYQKCLAMGMKREAVQEERQRARDKNENEVESTSSAYEDMPVEKILEAELAVEPKTETYIETSLGVPSNSPNDPVTNICQAADKQLFTLVEWAKRIPHFSELPLDDQVILLRAGWNELLIASFSHRSIAVKDGILLATGLHVHRNSAHSAGVGAIFDRVLTELVSKMRDMQMDKTELGCLRAIVLFNPDSKGLSNPSEVEALREKVYASLETYCKQKYPDQPGRYVKWLLLFFLLALLPFPAHQILCCTQMASRHAAKLRSHGLSVIATLKAIRI from the exons ACTCCTCGGCCCAGCTGTCCTCGTCTCCGCTCGGTTCGCCCATGTCCCACAGGGGGATGCACCCGTCCCTGCTGAGCCCACCCCCCATGGGTGCCCCGGGGCATCTGCACTCACCCATCAGCACGCTGAGCTCTCCCATCAATGGCCTGGGATCGCCTTTCTCCGTCATCAGCTCGCCCATGGGACCCCACTCAATGTCCGTGCCCTCGCCGGGGATGGGTTACGGCCCCAGCGTGAGCCCACAG CTGAACTCCCCCATGAACCCAGTCAGCAGCTCAGAGGACATCAAGCCTCCGCTGGGTCTGAACGGGATGATGAAGATTCCCGCTCAGCCATCCAGCAACCCGCTGTCGCTCACCAAACACATCTGCGCCATCTGCGGGGACCGCTCCTCGG GGAAACACTATGGCGTGTACAGCTGCGAAGGCTGTAAGGGCTTCTTCAAGCGGACCGTGAGGAAGGACCTGAGCTACACATGCCGCGACAACAAGGACTGTGTGATCGACAAGCGCCAGCGCAACCGCTGCCAGTACTGCCGCTACCAGAAGTGTCTGGCCATGGGCATGAAGAGAGAAG CTGTCCAGGAGGAGCGCCAGCGAGCGAGGGACAAGAACGAGAACGAAGTGGAGTCCACCAGCAGCGCCTACGAGGACATGCCTGTGGAGAAGATCCTGGAGGCAGAGCTGGCGGTGGAGCCCAAGACCGAGACCTACATCGAGACCAGCTTGGGCGTGCCGTCTAACTCG CCCAACGACCCCGTGACCAACATCTGCCAGGCAGCCGACAAGCAGCTCTTCACGCTGGTCGAGTGGGCCAAGAGGATCCCGCACTTCTCCGAGCTGCCGCTGGACGACCAGGTCATCCTCCTTCGAGCAG GGTGGAATGAACTGCTCATCGCTTCCTTCTCCCACCGCTCGATAGCCGTGAAGGACGGTATCCTCCTGGCAACGGGTCTCCACGTGCACCGCAACAGCGCCCACAGCGCAGGCGTCGGGGCCATATTCGACAG AGTGCTCACAGAGCTCGTGTCCAAGATGCGGGACATGCAGATGGACAAGACGGAGTTGGGCTGTCTTCGGGCCATCGTCCTCTTCAACCCAG ACTCCAAAGGCCTGTCAAACCCGAGCGAGGTAGAAGCTCTGAGGGAGAAGGTGTACGCCTCGTTGGAGACCTACTGCAAGCAGAAGTACCCGGATCAACCAGGGCGGTATGTCAAGTGGctccttctcttcttcctcctcgcCCTCCTTCCTTTCCCTGCTCATCAGATCTTGTGTTGTACGCAAATGGCATCCAGACACGCAGCGAAGCTTCGGTCTCACGGATTATCAGTAATTGCGACTCTAAAGGCCATCCGTATCTAA
- the LOC108927205 gene encoding retinoic acid receptor RXR-alpha-A-like isoform X1 — MDPFYLDIHMGFLKPQCSLATPSQRERPGETCSCFSGMCPLHQHRISTDSSAQLSSSPLGSPMSHRGMHPSLLSPPPMGAPGHLHSPISTLSSPINGLGSPFSVISSPMGPHSMSVPSPGMGYGPSVSPQLNSPMNPVSSSEDIKPPLGLNGMMKIPAQPSSNPLSLTKHICAICGDRSSGKHYGVYSCEGCKGFFKRTVRKDLSYTCRDNKDCVIDKRQRNRCQYCRYQKCLAMGMKREAVQEERQRARDKNENEVESTSSAYEDMPVEKILEAELAVEPKTETYIETSLGVPSNSPNDPVTNICQAADKQLFTLVEWAKRIPHFSELPLDDQVILLRAGWNELLIASFSHRSIAVKDGILLATGLHVHRNSAHSAGVGAIFDRVLTELVSKMRDMQMDKTELGCLRAIVLFNPDSKGLSNPSEVEALREKVYASLETYCKQKYPDQPGRYVKWLLLFFLLALLPFPAHQILCCTQMASRHAAKLRSHGLSVIATLKAIRI; from the exons ACTCCTCGGCCCAGCTGTCCTCGTCTCCGCTCGGTTCGCCCATGTCCCACAGGGGGATGCACCCGTCCCTGCTGAGCCCACCCCCCATGGGTGCCCCGGGGCATCTGCACTCACCCATCAGCACGCTGAGCTCTCCCATCAATGGCCTGGGATCGCCTTTCTCCGTCATCAGCTCGCCCATGGGACCCCACTCAATGTCCGTGCCCTCGCCGGGGATGGGTTACGGCCCCAGCGTGAGCCCACAG CTGAACTCCCCCATGAACCCAGTCAGCAGCTCAGAGGACATCAAGCCTCCGCTGGGTCTGAACGGGATGATGAAGATTCCCGCTCAGCCATCCAGCAACCCGCTGTCGCTCACCAAACACATCTGCGCCATCTGCGGGGACCGCTCCTCGG GGAAACACTATGGCGTGTACAGCTGCGAAGGCTGTAAGGGCTTCTTCAAGCGGACCGTGAGGAAGGACCTGAGCTACACATGCCGCGACAACAAGGACTGTGTGATCGACAAGCGCCAGCGCAACCGCTGCCAGTACTGCCGCTACCAGAAGTGTCTGGCCATGGGCATGAAGAGAGAAG CTGTCCAGGAGGAGCGCCAGCGAGCGAGGGACAAGAACGAGAACGAAGTGGAGTCCACCAGCAGCGCCTACGAGGACATGCCTGTGGAGAAGATCCTGGAGGCAGAGCTGGCGGTGGAGCCCAAGACCGAGACCTACATCGAGACCAGCTTGGGCGTGCCGTCTAACTCG CCCAACGACCCCGTGACCAACATCTGCCAGGCAGCCGACAAGCAGCTCTTCACGCTGGTCGAGTGGGCCAAGAGGATCCCGCACTTCTCCGAGCTGCCGCTGGACGACCAGGTCATCCTCCTTCGAGCAG GGTGGAATGAACTGCTCATCGCTTCCTTCTCCCACCGCTCGATAGCCGTGAAGGACGGTATCCTCCTGGCAACGGGTCTCCACGTGCACCGCAACAGCGCCCACAGCGCAGGCGTCGGGGCCATATTCGACAG AGTGCTCACAGAGCTCGTGTCCAAGATGCGGGACATGCAGATGGACAAGACGGAGTTGGGCTGTCTTCGGGCCATCGTCCTCTTCAACCCAG ACTCCAAAGGCCTGTCAAACCCGAGCGAGGTAGAAGCTCTGAGGGAGAAGGTGTACGCCTCGTTGGAGACCTACTGCAAGCAGAAGTACCCGGATCAACCAGGGCGGTATGTCAAGTGGctccttctcttcttcctcctcgcCCTCCTTCCTTTCCCTGCTCATCAGATCTTGTGTTGTACGCAAATGGCATCCAGACACGCAGCGAAGCTTCGGTCTCACGGATTATCAGTAATTGCGACTCTAAAGGCCATCCGTATCTAA